The proteins below are encoded in one region of Chaetodon trifascialis isolate fChaTrf1 chromosome 11, fChaTrf1.hap1, whole genome shotgun sequence:
- the LOC139339425 gene encoding phospholipid phosphatase-related protein type 5-like, with the protein MLYFQVVILAATVMLVYYCEFTDTFSPAQQGFICRDPTLTKPDPGPEQDSRIQPVILYSVVGGLPVVLISGVEVVIFLLHYNSNNLYDQEKVVVMGDCCYVNPMVRRTFRFLGVYVFGLFTTDIFVNAGQLITGSLAPHFLSVCQPNYTALGCQDMAHFVSQSDACTGDPDDIMRARKTFPSKEAALSLYTAVYLAMYVMSCVASSGGRLTGPLLSLSLVSLAVLTGINRVAEYRNHWSDVIAGQAIGGAIAVFLVVFVVQYFKKRPVISQSPSDAGTANTDEASPEMNHSMETSNKYIVTQSPGSFTEVT; encoded by the exons ATGTTGTACTTCCAGGTGGTGATTTTGGCAGCGACAGTGATGCTGGTTTACTACTGTGAGTTCACTGACACTTTCAGTCCAGCACAGCAGGGCTTCATCTGTAGAGACCCGACTCTCACTAAACCAGATCCTGGACCTGAACAGGACAGCCGCATACAGCCTGTAATACTGTACTCGGTGGTGGGAGGACTGCCAGTTGTGCTG ATTTCAGGTGTAGAAGTagtcatcttcctcctccactacAACTCAAACAACCTGTACGACCAAGAGAAGGTTGTTGTCATGGGTGACTGTTGTTATGTGAACCCCATGGTGCGCAGGACTTTCCGTTTCCTTG GTGTGTATGTCTTTGGCCTGTTTACAACAGACATCTTTGTCAACGCAGGGCAGCTCATCACAGGAAGCCTGgctcctcacttcctgtctgtttgcCAGCCCAATTACACAGCCCTTGGCTGCCAGGACATGGCGCACtttgtcagccaatcagatgctTGTACTGgtgaccctgatgacatcatgagaGCCAGAAAGACTTTTCCCTCCAAAGAGGCTGCGCTGAGTCTGTATACAGCTGTTTACCTGGCA ATGTACGTCATGTCCTGTGTTGCTTCCAGTGGAGGTCGTCTGACAGGCCCCCTCCTCAGTCTCTCATTGGTCAGTCTGGCTGTGCTAACAGGCATCAACAGAGTGGCAGAGTACCGAAACCACTGGAGTGATGTCATTGCAGGACAAGCCATCGGGGGAGCTATTGCTGTCTTTCTG gTGGTGTTTGTGGTTCAGTATTTTAAGAAGAGACCTGTGATTTCTCAGAGTCCTTCAGATGCAGGCACAGCTAACACTGATGAGGCCTCACCTGAAATGAATCACAGCATGGAAACCAGTAATAAATACATTGTTACACAG AGCCCAGGATCCTTCACAGAAGTCACATGA
- the palmda gene encoding palmdelphin, with the protein MEESDLLKERLQAITEKHHIQEDIRQKKLELDQEKLKLQHLKKKALREQWLLQDSGSHNASASPQQQSLLSDQQQTRALQLSIHRIEMEVESLEREESMISTKESFILNRLRSVEKSSEDIIKEAQDSFVPEPLQVATVIPDVPESLSPPTDKHSEPNTPRKTLFAMEINVTKNLLTGESTVLSTARVPPEELSQHTGLKVYDDGRKCVYALNQQEGSHDHSCVSELSANEVEQLLRSATVHRQVNHQNYHQNHSRREEHCFYNHQDERERVEGRDLRHQGGRCDNHHVRNNMTEKDYSAQERWPRKPGVEHYRGHQDYTRQRERNNQSNLREGHHAGNHKGLGHHFGNQKDRHYSLYQMRNCVQEDWPTSRYANGILRSNSMINGGRANGCPPPRSHDQEVVSAYQPQLCYTPANYIPLSNYISVEDDKLYCPSPPPYHNHDGNPPTLYTDPTHCDRAPSPLYGDNTPFTILNTMETTEPITAIFMGFQTAQDDSGQGQDFEGALKAELVIIEDNDDDGDDSSMKEKKSHAQLSYPTGSPANGNMARVEGFGNRRTERRVGPGIRKIQKKHKPCCTVC; encoded by the exons ATGGAAGAGTCTGACCTGCTGAAAGAGAGGCTGCAGGCCATCACT GAGAAGCATCACATTCAGGAAGACATTAGACAGAAGAAACTGGAACTGGACCAAGAGAAGCTCAAACTACAGCATCTAAAG AAAAAAGCTCTGAGAGAGCAGTGGCTGCTGCAGGACTCAGGTTCCCACAATGCATCAGCCTccccacagcagcagagccttctgtctgaccagcagcagaccagagcactgcagctcagcatccACAG GATAGAGATGGAGGTGGAGtctctggagagagaggagtcaATGATTTCTACCAAGGAGAGCTTCATCCTCAACAGACTGAGGTCTGTGGAGAAAAGTTCAGAAGACATAATCAag GAGGCTCAGGACAGCTTTGTTCCTG AGCCATTACAGGTGGCCACAGTGATCCCTGATGTCCCAGAATCCCTCTCTCCACCAACCGACAAACACTCTGAACCAAACACACCAAGAAAGA CCCTGTTCGCCATGGAGATCAATGTGACTAAAAACCTGTTGACCGGGGAGAGCACAGTGCTGTCTACTGCAAGAGTTCCTCCTGAGGAGTTAAGCCAACACACTGGACTCAAGGTTTACGACGATGGCAGGAAGTGTGTTTATGCCCTGAATCAACAAGAG GGGTCACATGACCATAGCTGTGTGTCCGAGCTGTCAGCCAATGAGGTTGAGCAATTGCTGAGAAGTGCCACAGTGCATCGCCAAGTAAACCACCAAAACTACCACCAAAATCACAGCAGAAGGGAGGAGCATTGCTTTTACAACCACCAAGATGAGCGAGAGCGAGTGGAGGGCCGTGACCTCAGACACCAGGGAGGGCGTTGTGATAACCATCACGTCAGAAACAACATGACAGAGAAAGACTACAGCGCTCAGGAACGCTGGCCGAGAAAACCAGGGGTAGAGCATTACCGTGGTCACCAGGACTAcacaaggcagagagagagaaataaccAAAGCAACCTCAGGGAGGGTCATCACGCTGGAAACCACAAGGGGTTGGGACATCACTTTGGCAACCAGAAAGATCGTCACTACAGTTTGTATCAAATGAGAAACTGTGTTCAGGAGGACTGGCCTACTAGTCGCTATGCTAACGGCATCCTCAGAAGCAATAGTATGATAAATGGAGGCAGAGCCAATGGCTGTCCTCCTCCCAGATCACATGACCAGGAAGTAGTGTCTGCTTACCAGCCACAGCTCTGCTACACTCCAGCCAATTATATTCCTCTTAGCAATTACATCAGCGTGGAGGATGACAAACTTTACTGTCCCAGTCCACCCCCCTATCACAACCATGATGGAAACCCACCGACTCTCTACACTGACCCCACACACTGTGACAGAGCGCCCTCCCCCCTTTATGGAGACAACACTCCCTTCACCATCCTCAACACCATGGAGACcactgagccaatcacagccatcTTCATGGGCTTCCAGACGGCACAGGATGACAGTGGGCAGGGTCAGGACTTTGAGGGCGCCCTGAAGGCAGAGCTGGTCATCATTGAGGACAACGATGATGACGGTGatgacagcagcatgaaagagaagaagagccaTGCCCAGCTTAGTTATCCAACAGGAAGTCCAGCCAATGGAAACATGGCACGTGTGGAGGGATTTGGAAACAGACGGACGGAGAGACGGGTGGGACCAGGTATTAGaaagatacaaaaaaaacacaaaccctGCTGCACTGTCTGCTAA